Proteins co-encoded in one Anopheles moucheti chromosome X, idAnoMoucSN_F20_07, whole genome shotgun sequence genomic window:
- the LOC128306991 gene encoding transmembrane emp24 domain-containing protein 3-like isoform X1, translating into MSDTTSRRQYHQLVVLHLAFTMLIILCCKINVANSVELTFELPDNARQCFHEEVLKNQTVMLEFQVVSGGRYDVDVTLENPTNEIIYRQIKSQFDSYQFSAAATGVYTACFSNEFSTFSHKIVYMDLQVGKEQPLPGIEDHTTVLTQLETSAQDIHKRLNAILDYQTHHRLREAQGRKRAEDLNERVLWWSLAETVSILLIAIGQVLVLRNFFSEKKPSRMNYRLVKS; encoded by the exons ATGAGTGACACAACATCGCGCCGGCAATACCACCAGCTGGTGGTTTTGCATTTAGCTTTTACTATGTTAATAAttctttgttgtaaaattaacGTAGCTAATAGCGTTGAACTTACATTCGAATTGCCAGACAACGCAAGGCAATGTTTTCATGAGGAGGTGCTAAAGAATCAGACGGTGATGCTGGAGTTTCAG GTTGTTAGCGGTGGCAGGTACGATGTCGATGTAACTCTGGAGAACCCCACCAACGAAATTATCTATCGGCAGATAAAAAGTCAGTTTGATTCCTACCAATTCAGCGCTGCA GCCACCGGTGTTTATACTGCATGTTTCAGTAATGAGTTCTCTACCTTCTCACATAAAATCGTGTATATGGACTTGCAAGTGGGCAAGGAACAGCCATTACCCGGTATAGAGGATCATACGACGGTGTTAACACAGCTGGAAACGTCGGCCCAAGACATCCATAAAAGGCTGAATGCTATCCTAGACTATCAAACCCATCACCGGCTAAGAGAAGCACAAG GTAGGAAGCGAGCTGAAGATTTGAACGAACGTGTCTTGTGGTGGTCGCTGGCAGAGACGGTTTCCATCCTGCTTATAGCCATCGGGCAGGTGCTGGTATTGAGAAACTTTTTCTCGGAAAAGAAACCTAGCCGAATGAATTATCGTCTTGTGAAGTCTTAA
- the LOC128306991 gene encoding transmembrane emp24 domain-containing protein 7-like isoform X2: MLEFQVVSGGRYDVDVTLENPTNEIIYRQIKSQFDSYQFSAAATGVYTACFSNEFSTFSHKIVYMDLQVGKEQPLPGIEDHTTVLTQLETSAQDIHKRLNAILDYQTHHRLREAQGRKRAEDLNERVLWWSLAETVSILLIAIGQVLVLRNFFSEKKPSRMNYRLVKS, encoded by the exons ATGCTGGAGTTTCAG GTTGTTAGCGGTGGCAGGTACGATGTCGATGTAACTCTGGAGAACCCCACCAACGAAATTATCTATCGGCAGATAAAAAGTCAGTTTGATTCCTACCAATTCAGCGCTGCA GCCACCGGTGTTTATACTGCATGTTTCAGTAATGAGTTCTCTACCTTCTCACATAAAATCGTGTATATGGACTTGCAAGTGGGCAAGGAACAGCCATTACCCGGTATAGAGGATCATACGACGGTGTTAACACAGCTGGAAACGTCGGCCCAAGACATCCATAAAAGGCTGAATGCTATCCTAGACTATCAAACCCATCACCGGCTAAGAGAAGCACAAG GTAGGAAGCGAGCTGAAGATTTGAACGAACGTGTCTTGTGGTGGTCGCTGGCAGAGACGGTTTCCATCCTGCTTATAGCCATCGGGCAGGTGCTGGTATTGAGAAACTTTTTCTCGGAAAAGAAACCTAGCCGAATGAATTATCGTCTTGTGAAGTCTTAA